Proteins from a single region of Acidobacteriota bacterium:
- a CDS encoding efflux RND transporter periplasmic adaptor subunit encodes MIRYACSVRPLADIRTTVLCGAWLLAACATEAPPAQAPPPVEVRVVVAARQPTTQIHEVPGRLGAVRTADVRARVNGILQRRLYQEGTDVRAGQPLFAIDPRELRAQLSAVEAALERAQATAANAAQDVKRYDGLVAQQAISQQEYDTAVARLRTAEADVSEARAQVETARLNLGYATVDAPIAGRAGRAEVTEGALVSAAEATLLTRVEQLDPLFVNFSVSSAELLAFRRQVSAGELETQALNKVPVRVILEDGTEYEHAGHLNFADFRIDETTGSNAVRAELPNPERALVPGQFVRVRTAQGTRPDSILIPQRAVNVTSQGAVLMVVGAKDVVQARAVTLGPLEGEFWVILGGLSAGDRVIVDGLQKVQPGQTVRVTTATMAAPSQLAADTPPPAATADRR; translated from the coding sequence ATGATTCGTTACGCCTGCAGTGTCAGGCCTCTCGCAGACATCCGTACAACAGTGCTTTGTGGCGCCTGGCTGCTGGCCGCCTGCGCCACCGAGGCGCCTCCCGCTCAGGCGCCGCCACCGGTCGAGGTGCGCGTGGTCGTCGCGGCGCGGCAACCAACCACCCAGATTCACGAGGTCCCCGGACGACTCGGCGCGGTCCGAACGGCTGACGTGCGGGCGCGCGTCAACGGCATCCTGCAGCGTCGCCTGTATCAGGAAGGCACGGACGTGCGGGCGGGGCAGCCGCTGTTTGCGATCGACCCACGGGAGTTGCGCGCGCAACTGAGTGCCGTAGAGGCCGCGCTCGAGCGAGCCCAGGCGACGGCGGCCAACGCGGCCCAGGACGTCAAGCGCTACGACGGGCTCGTCGCGCAGCAAGCCATCAGCCAGCAGGAGTACGACACGGCAGTCGCGCGCCTCCGGACCGCCGAGGCCGATGTGTCGGAGGCTCGGGCACAGGTCGAGACTGCCCGGCTCAACCTCGGCTACGCCACCGTGGACGCGCCGATCGCTGGCCGGGCCGGCCGCGCGGAGGTGACCGAGGGCGCCCTCGTCAGCGCCGCCGAAGCGACCCTGCTCACGCGCGTCGAGCAACTCGATCCCCTCTTTGTCAACTTCTCTGTGTCTAGCGCGGAGCTGCTCGCCTTTCGTCGCCAGGTTTCCGCGGGCGAACTCGAGACACAGGCCCTGAACAAGGTGCCGGTCCGCGTCATTCTCGAGGACGGTACCGAATACGAGCATGCTGGCCACCTGAACTTCGCCGATTTCCGGATTGACGAGACCACGGGCTCGAACGCGGTGCGCGCGGAGTTGCCCAACCCCGAGCGTGCGTTGGTGCCCGGACAGTTCGTGCGCGTCCGGACCGCCCAGGGGACGCGGCCCGACAGCATCCTCATCCCGCAGCGTGCGGTGAACGTCACGTCTCAGGGCGCGGTCCTGATGGTCGTCGGCGCCAAGGACGTCGTCCAGGCCCGTGCTGTCACGCTGGGGCCGCTCGAAGGCGAGTTCTGGGTGATCCTCGGCGGGCTGTCCGCGGGGGATCGCGTGATCGTCGACGGTCTCCAGAAAGTGCAACCAGGACAGACGGTGCGCGTGACGACAGCCACCATGGCGGCGCCGTCTCAGCTCGCTGCCGACACGCCGCCGCCGGCAGCCACGGCCGACCGGCGCTGA
- a CDS encoding multidrug efflux RND transporter permease subunit — protein sequence MSPRFFIDRPVFSWVLALAIVLAGVMALRALPIEQYPNIAPPSLTIAATYPGAEASVVATTVTQVIEQELNGVEGFLYMDSSSDSTGSASVTLTFAAGTDIDVAQMEVQNRVRRAEPRLPEEVRRQGIQINKAGTGFLMIVALTSKSGAASTLELGSFAATRVIDELRRVQGVGDIRAFGSEHAMRIWLDPDKLANYRLSPAEALAAVQEQNSQSTGGSLGDQPLANGFEINASILTQQRFTTPEEFASIILRAAPDGSVVRLRDVARVELGAQSYLSSMDLNGKPAAGIGVQLLTGANALATAAGVKARLAELETNFPPDITWAVPYDTTPFIDASIAAVLQTLLEAMVLVFIVMYVFLQNWRATLIPAIVVPISLAGACLGLWALGYSINVLSLFAMVMAIGILVDDAIVVIENVERIMAEEHLSPYDATVKAMTQITSAIVGITLVLIAVFVPMAFFPGSTGGIYRQFSITLAISIAFSALMALTLTPALCATLLKPHQPATERRPNLISRFMSGLFGGFNRWFDRTTARYQRGVGVILVRPLRFLALFVALVAVTGLLFGRLPTSFLPIEDNGTLMTVVQAPPGATTERTERAIVQMQDFYGTQPQVANVIVVRGFSFFGVGQSNAMAFVTLHPWDQRPGADNTAQALVARATRTLFAMKEALAFALIPPSIPGLGVASGFTFKLQDRAGLGLGALVQARDQLLALASESPVLTGVRAEGEADAPQLRVSVDRISARALGLSIADVNSTLAIAFGSAYANDFSRDGRILRVLLAADAPYRMTPQHILDLRVRNAQGGMVPFGAFTTVEWTSGPPRVQRYNGYPALTISGLPASGRSTGEAMDEMERLAGQLPEGFAFEWTGVSYEERQAAGQIGLLLGLSLVVVFLLLSALYESWTVPVAVLLIVPLGVLGAVLFSMARGLAADVYFNVGLLTIIGLAAKNAILIVEFAIEEEARGVPPFDAAMNAAKLRLRPIIMTSLAFILGMVPLVIATGASAASRIAVGTGVVGGVLAATVFGIFFVPLFYLAVRRWLSRRRPAVGTPTTPNEPEASHA from the coding sequence ATGAGCCCCCGCTTCTTCATCGATCGCCCCGTCTTCTCGTGGGTCCTCGCGCTGGCCATCGTCCTGGCTGGCGTGATGGCTCTCCGCGCGCTGCCGATCGAGCAGTACCCGAACATCGCCCCCCCCTCGCTGACGATCGCGGCAACGTATCCAGGCGCCGAGGCGTCGGTGGTCGCCACGACCGTCACGCAGGTGATCGAGCAGGAGCTGAACGGCGTCGAAGGTTTCCTCTACATGGACTCGTCGAGCGACTCAACCGGGTCGGCCTCGGTGACGCTGACGTTCGCGGCGGGGACCGACATCGACGTGGCGCAGATGGAGGTCCAGAACCGGGTCCGCCGTGCGGAGCCACGCCTTCCCGAGGAAGTTCGCCGGCAAGGCATCCAGATCAACAAGGCGGGCACCGGCTTTCTGATGATCGTGGCGTTGACGTCCAAGAGCGGCGCGGCATCGACGCTCGAACTGGGCAGCTTCGCCGCGACCCGCGTGATCGACGAGTTGCGTCGGGTGCAGGGCGTGGGAGACATCCGTGCCTTCGGCTCCGAGCACGCGATGCGGATCTGGCTCGATCCCGACAAGCTCGCCAACTACCGGTTGTCGCCGGCCGAGGCACTCGCCGCCGTCCAGGAGCAGAACAGCCAGTCGACGGGTGGCTCGCTGGGCGATCAGCCGCTGGCCAACGGCTTCGAGATCAACGCCTCCATCCTGACGCAGCAGCGTTTCACCACGCCCGAGGAGTTCGCGAGCATCATCCTGCGCGCCGCGCCTGATGGGTCGGTCGTCCGACTGCGCGATGTCGCGCGCGTCGAGCTCGGCGCGCAGAGCTATCTGTCGAGCATGGACCTGAACGGGAAGCCGGCCGCGGGCATCGGGGTGCAACTGCTCACCGGTGCCAACGCGCTCGCCACGGCAGCCGGCGTCAAGGCGCGACTGGCCGAACTGGAAACGAACTTCCCGCCCGACATCACGTGGGCCGTGCCGTACGACACGACGCCATTCATCGACGCGTCGATCGCCGCCGTCCTACAGACCCTTCTCGAAGCGATGGTGCTCGTCTTCATCGTGATGTACGTCTTCCTGCAGAACTGGCGGGCGACGCTCATCCCGGCGATCGTCGTGCCGATCTCGCTCGCCGGCGCGTGTCTGGGGCTCTGGGCTCTCGGCTACTCGATCAACGTCCTGTCGCTGTTCGCGATGGTCATGGCCATCGGCATCCTGGTCGACGATGCCATCGTGGTGATCGAGAACGTGGAACGGATCATGGCCGAGGAGCACCTGTCGCCCTATGACGCGACGGTCAAGGCCATGACCCAGATCACGTCGGCCATCGTCGGCATCACGCTGGTGCTCATCGCGGTGTTCGTGCCGATGGCCTTCTTTCCCGGGTCGACGGGCGGCATCTACCGGCAGTTCTCCATCACGCTGGCCATCTCGATCGCGTTCTCGGCACTGATGGCCCTGACGCTCACGCCCGCGTTGTGCGCCACGCTGCTCAAACCCCATCAGCCTGCGACCGAGCGTCGACCGAATCTCATCAGCCGTTTCATGAGCGGGCTGTTCGGAGGGTTCAACCGCTGGTTCGATCGCACGACGGCGCGCTATCAGCGCGGCGTCGGCGTCATCCTGGTGCGGCCGCTGCGGTTCTTGGCGCTCTTTGTCGCGCTCGTCGCCGTCACGGGACTGCTGTTCGGGCGGCTGCCAACCAGCTTTCTGCCGATCGAGGACAACGGCACCTTGATGACGGTGGTGCAGGCGCCACCAGGCGCGACGACCGAACGCACCGAGCGGGCGATCGTCCAGATGCAGGACTTCTACGGGACCCAGCCGCAAGTCGCCAACGTCATCGTCGTCCGCGGCTTCAGCTTCTTCGGCGTCGGGCAGTCCAACGCCATGGCGTTTGTCACGTTGCATCCGTGGGATCAACGCCCCGGTGCGGACAACACCGCGCAGGCCCTCGTGGCCCGGGCGACGCGCACGCTCTTCGCGATGAAGGAGGCGCTGGCGTTCGCACTCATCCCGCCGTCGATACCAGGCCTGGGCGTCGCCAGCGGGTTCACGTTCAAGCTGCAGGACCGCGCTGGCCTCGGTCTTGGCGCGTTGGTGCAAGCCCGCGACCAGCTGTTGGCGCTCGCCAGCGAGAGCCCGGTGCTCACCGGGGTGCGAGCCGAAGGCGAGGCAGATGCGCCACAGCTCCGCGTCAGCGTCGATCGCATCTCGGCGCGTGCGCTGGGCCTGTCGATTGCCGACGTGAACTCCACGCTGGCGATCGCCTTCGGCAGCGCCTACGCCAACGACTTCAGCCGCGACGGACGCATTCTGCGTGTCCTGCTGGCGGCAGATGCCCCGTACCGCATGACCCCGCAGCACATCCTGGACCTGCGGGTACGGAACGCCCAAGGCGGCATGGTGCCTTTCGGCGCCTTCACGACCGTCGAGTGGACCTCTGGCCCGCCCCGGGTGCAGCGGTACAACGGCTACCCCGCGTTGACGATCTCGGGACTACCCGCCTCGGGCCGATCCACCGGAGAGGCCATGGACGAGATGGAACGGCTCGCCGGCCAACTGCCCGAAGGGTTCGCTTTCGAGTGGACCGGTGTGTCCTACGAGGAGCGGCAGGCGGCGGGACAAATCGGTCTCCTGCTGGGTCTGTCGCTGGTGGTGGTGTTCCTGTTGCTGTCGGCCCTGTACGAGAGCTGGACCGTCCCGGTCGCCGTCCTGCTGATCGTCCCGCTCGGCGTGCTCGGTGCGGTGCTGTTCTCGATGGCCAGAGGCCTGGCGGCGGACGTGTACTTCAACGTCGGACTGTTGACCATCATCGGCCTCGCGGCCAAGAACGCCATCCTGATCGTCGAGTTCGCCATCGAGGAGGAAGCGCGTGGCGTGCCTCCCTTCGACGCGGCGATGAACGCGGCGAAGCTGCGGCTCCGCCCGATCATCATGACGTCGCTCGCGTTCATCCTCGGCATGGTCCCGCTGGTCATCGCGACCGGCGCCAGTGCGGCGAGTCGCATCGCGGTGGGCACCGGCGTCGTCGGCGGCGTGCTCGCGGCCACCGTGTTCGGCATCTTCTTCGTGCCGCTGTTCTACCTGGCCGTCCGGCGGTGGCTCAGCCGCCGGCGGCCGGCCGTCGGAACGCCCACGACACCGAACGAGCCGGAGGCGTCGCATGCGTAG
- the typA gene encoding translational GTPase TypA translates to MSAAEHARQIANPHRRNVAIIAHVDHGKTTLVDAMFGQAGTFRSNERVAERAMDSMDLERERGITILAKNTAVRYLDHVINICDTPGHADFGGEVERTLSMVDGVVLLVDASEGPLPQTRFVLRKALERRLSPIVVINKIDRPDARVQEVLNEVYDLFIDLDADEEQLEFPIIYAVARDGQASTDASVRGEDLRPLFDAIIDHIPPPKGDVDGILQILIANLDASEYLGRIAIGRIFNGRVKVGDFVGVAKLDGSIQQTRVTKLFAFDGLKRVDVEDAAAGDIVCLAGIEDITIGETVTSAEHPKPIPPIAVDEPTVSMIFGVNTSPMAGRDGTFVTSRQIKERLEKELLGNVSLRVEPTDTPEQMRVIGRGELQLSILIEMMRREGYELQVSRPEIVTRETAEGRLEPVEDVVIDVPEEFQGVVIAALGTRKGTMTKMVNNGSGRVRLEFRVPARGLIGLRSQFLTDTKGTGIMNHIFAGWEPWAGPIPARPTGALVADRTGVATAFAISNLQDRGEIFIDPAAEVYEGMLIGENSRNNDLDVNVTKEKKQTNMRASTADEAIRIIPPRKLGLEVAIEFINDDELVEITPKAIRLRKKILAANQRPRRD, encoded by the coding sequence ATGTCTGCTGCCGAACACGCCCGACAGATTGCCAATCCTCACCGGCGCAACGTCGCCATCATCGCCCACGTGGACCATGGCAAGACCACGCTGGTCGACGCGATGTTCGGGCAGGCCGGCACCTTCCGGTCCAACGAGCGCGTGGCTGAGCGCGCCATGGACTCGATGGACCTGGAGCGCGAGCGCGGCATCACCATCCTGGCCAAGAACACCGCGGTCCGGTACCTGGACCACGTGATCAACATCTGCGACACGCCGGGCCACGCGGACTTCGGCGGCGAGGTGGAGCGCACGCTGTCGATGGTCGACGGCGTGGTGCTGCTGGTCGATGCGTCGGAAGGCCCGCTGCCGCAGACGCGGTTCGTGCTCCGCAAGGCCCTCGAACGCCGTCTCTCCCCCATCGTCGTCATCAATAAGATCGACAGGCCGGACGCGCGCGTGCAGGAAGTGCTGAACGAGGTGTACGACCTGTTCATCGACCTCGACGCCGACGAGGAGCAGTTGGAGTTCCCGATCATCTATGCCGTCGCGCGCGACGGGCAGGCCAGCACCGACGCGAGCGTGCGCGGCGAGGACCTGCGACCACTCTTCGACGCGATCATCGATCACATCCCGCCGCCGAAGGGCGACGTCGACGGCATCCTGCAGATCCTGATCGCGAACCTCGACGCATCCGAGTACCTCGGGCGCATCGCGATCGGCCGCATCTTCAACGGCCGCGTGAAGGTTGGCGACTTCGTGGGCGTGGCCAAGCTCGATGGTTCGATCCAGCAGACGCGCGTCACCAAGCTGTTCGCGTTCGACGGCCTCAAGCGCGTCGACGTGGAGGATGCTGCCGCCGGCGACATCGTGTGCCTCGCGGGCATCGAGGACATCACCATCGGCGAGACGGTGACCAGCGCCGAGCACCCCAAGCCCATCCCGCCCATCGCGGTGGACGAGCCGACGGTGTCGATGATCTTCGGCGTGAACACGTCGCCGATGGCGGGGCGCGACGGCACGTTCGTCACGTCGCGGCAGATCAAGGAGCGCCTCGAGAAGGAGTTGCTCGGCAACGTGTCGCTGCGCGTGGAGCCGACCGACACGCCCGAACAGATGCGCGTCATCGGACGTGGCGAGCTGCAGCTCTCGATCCTGATCGAGATGATGCGGCGCGAAGGCTACGAACTGCAGGTCTCGCGCCCCGAGATCGTCACGCGGGAGACGGCCGAGGGCCGGCTCGAGCCCGTCGAGGACGTGGTGATCGACGTTCCAGAGGAGTTCCAGGGCGTGGTCATCGCCGCGCTCGGGACGCGCAAGGGCACGATGACCAAGATGGTGAACAACGGCAGCGGACGCGTACGGCTGGAGTTCCGTGTGCCGGCCCGCGGCTTGATCGGGTTGCGCTCCCAGTTCCTCACCGACACGAAGGGCACCGGGATCATGAACCACATCTTCGCTGGCTGGGAACCGTGGGCGGGCCCGATCCCGGCGCGTCCGACGGGCGCCCTGGTGGCCGATCGCACGGGAGTGGCCACGGCGTTCGCGATCTCCAACCTCCAGGACCGCGGCGAGATCTTCATCGACCCCGCCGCCGAGGTCTACGAGGGCATGCTGATCGGCGAGAACTCGCGCAACAACGATCTCGACGTCAACGTGACCAAGGAGAAGAAGCAGACCAACATGCGGGCGTCGACGGCCGACGAAGCCATCCGCATCATCCCGCCGCGCAAGCTCGGTCTCGAGGTCGCCATCGAGTTCATCAACGACGATGAGCTCGTCGAGATCACGCCGAAGGCCATCCGTCTGCGCAAGAAGATCCTCGCCGCCAACCAGCGCCCGCGCCGCGATTGA
- a CDS encoding efflux transporter outer membrane subunit, which produces MRRALVLVALLVLGGCRHLAPPHVRPEPPTPPMYAADAGGDVAIGQRASEIGWRDFFEDPRLEALVATALTRNRDLAVADAQVEEARGVLRVQEAARRPAGVLGGDVVRTRTGAAATALPGVESTTANRYSVDVGVTAFELDFWGRLRNLADAARGEFLATVEAARAFRLSLIRAVASTYLSTLELGERMRLAEATVESRRDGLRIARVRLDAGITSALDFRQAESLLTQAESQLAELRLGLAQGENALTVLIGGPVAQPLPDALPLARQATFPAINAGLPADLLVARPDILAAEERLRAANANIGAARAAFFPTIRLTGSVGFASLELDRLVGSDGLAWNFGPSITVPIFNRGALRGNLTAAEARQDIGVATYERTVQTAFQEVADALAGRRHLAEQVAAQERGLAAQRVIADLARLRYQEGAVRYLEVLDAERNLFAAEQTLLQVRRAEVENLVALYIALGGGTFEQR; this is translated from the coding sequence ATGCGTAGGGCCCTGGTCCTGGTCGCGCTGCTGGTGCTCGGCGGCTGTCGGCACCTGGCACCGCCACACGTTCGTCCCGAACCGCCGACACCGCCGATGTACGCGGCTGACGCGGGCGGAGATGTCGCGATCGGCCAGCGCGCCAGCGAGATCGGCTGGCGGGACTTCTTCGAGGACCCCCGCCTCGAAGCCCTCGTCGCGACGGCGCTCACGCGCAACCGCGATCTCGCGGTCGCCGACGCCCAGGTGGAAGAGGCGCGCGGCGTGCTCCGTGTTCAGGAGGCCGCGCGACGACCAGCCGGTGTGCTGGGCGGCGACGTCGTGCGCACTCGGACGGGCGCGGCGGCGACGGCTCTGCCCGGCGTCGAGTCCACCACGGCGAACCGCTACTCTGTCGACGTCGGCGTCACCGCCTTCGAGCTGGACTTCTGGGGCCGCCTGCGGAACCTGGCCGACGCGGCGCGCGGGGAGTTCCTCGCAACGGTCGAAGCCGCGCGGGCCTTTCGCCTGTCGCTCATTCGTGCGGTCGCCTCGACATATCTCTCGACGCTGGAGCTCGGCGAGCGCATGCGCCTCGCGGAGGCGACCGTCGAGAGTCGGCGCGACGGCCTGCGCATCGCCAGGGTGCGACTGGATGCCGGCATCACGTCGGCGCTGGATTTCCGCCAGGCCGAGTCGTTGCTGACGCAAGCCGAGTCCCAGCTGGCCGAACTCCGACTCGGTCTGGCGCAGGGCGAGAACGCCCTCACGGTGCTCATCGGAGGGCCCGTTGCGCAGCCGCTGCCGGACGCCTTGCCGCTCGCCCGGCAGGCCACGTTTCCGGCCATCAACGCCGGACTTCCAGCCGATTTGCTGGTCGCGAGACCCGACATCCTGGCGGCGGAGGAGCGCCTGCGCGCCGCCAACGCCAACATCGGTGCCGCGCGAGCGGCCTTTTTCCCGACCATAAGGCTGACGGGCAGCGTCGGGTTCGCCTCCCTCGAGCTGGACCGGCTCGTGGGCAGCGATGGCCTCGCCTGGAACTTCGGCCCGTCGATCACGGTGCCGATCTTCAATCGCGGAGCGCTGCGCGGCAACCTGACGGCTGCAGAAGCGCGTCAAGACATCGGTGTCGCGACGTACGAGCGCACGGTGCAGACCGCGTTTCAGGAAGTCGCGGACGCGCTGGCCGGCCGCCGCCATCTTGCCGAGCAGGTCGCCGCGCAGGAACGCGGGCTGGCCGCGCAGCGCGTGATCGCCGATCTCGCGCGGCTACGCTACCAGGAAGGCGCCGTCAGGTACCTCGAAGTGCTGGACGCGGAACGCAATCTGTTCGCCGCCGAGCAGACGCTCCTGCAGGTGCGACGAGCCGAGGTGGAGAATCTCGTCGCGCTGTACATCGCGCTTGGCGGCGGGACATTCGAACAACGGTGA
- a CDS encoding enoyl-CoA hydratase/isomerase family protein: MQHITLDREEGILVITLARGKANALDCEMVDELQQALNHAHADARTHGVVITSGTPRMFCGGFDVLEVFEYPPETLRSYMTRFIGLFDTLRHLPKPVVAGLNGHCYGGGAALALACDERIMAEGDFQFALNEVSLGVVLPTRMVQAMAAVVPGPTARQMFLEGHAWRAHDAQAHGIVEELVPLGNIRHRAITLTRQLASRPPRAFALHKAALVEAAGGPPYTADEIAAMVETFATIWFDEECRTQRAALVARLQRV; the protein is encoded by the coding sequence GTGCAACACATCACTCTCGATCGCGAAGAAGGCATCCTCGTCATCACGCTCGCCCGCGGCAAGGCCAACGCGCTCGACTGCGAGATGGTCGACGAGCTCCAACAGGCCCTGAACCACGCGCATGCCGACGCGCGCACGCACGGCGTGGTGATTACGAGCGGCACGCCGCGGATGTTCTGCGGCGGGTTCGACGTGCTGGAGGTGTTCGAATATCCGCCGGAGACGCTCCGGTCGTACATGACGCGCTTCATCGGGCTGTTCGACACGCTGCGTCATCTGCCCAAGCCTGTCGTCGCCGGATTGAACGGCCACTGCTACGGTGGCGGTGCGGCGCTGGCGCTCGCGTGCGACGAACGCATCATGGCCGAAGGCGATTTTCAGTTCGCGCTGAACGAGGTGTCGCTCGGCGTCGTGCTGCCCACGCGCATGGTGCAGGCGATGGCGGCCGTCGTCCCGGGGCCGACGGCGAGGCAGATGTTCCTCGAAGGGCACGCGTGGCGCGCGCACGACGCGCAGGCGCACGGGATCGTCGAGGAACTCGTGCCGCTCGGCAACATCAGGCACCGTGCGATCACGCTGACGCGGCAACTCGCGTCGAGGCCGCCGCGCGCGTTCGCGCTGCACAAGGCCGCGCTCGTCGAGGCCGCAGGCGGACCGCCGTACACCGCTGACGAGATCGCCGCGATGGTGGAGACCTTCGCGACGATCTGGTTCGACGAGGAGTGCCGCACGCAGCGCGCGGCGCTCGTCGCCCGCCTCCAGCGGGTGTAG